DNA sequence from the Candidatus Fluviicola riflensis genome:
AACAATCGAAGATGTCACCACGTTTTTACGGAAATGATACCTTTTAGCTGTTTGTTGTACCAGGTTGCGCTGAGCGGCTCGTTTGGCAGCTTCGTGGAGTTGTTTATGCACAATAAGTTCCTGCAATAACTGATGATTTTCAGCTAATTGCAATTCAAATGATTGACGTTCTGTCTGCGACAGTTCGTTGAGCAGATATCGCTCTATGAGTTGTGTGATTTCGGGATTCATGGTTTCTGTAGTTCAAGTTCAACATTCGGTTCCAGCTCTGGGCTTTGTACCAGCTCTTTGGCTTTTTGCAAGCAGCGGTACTTTTGTGCCTTGGCAACTTTGTCGTTGCGCAATCCTATTTTCGCAGCAATATCTACCATGTTCCAACCCAAGCCGTAAAACAACTGCAGGAGTTCCTGGCATTGTTTCCCGAGTTGCGTCAAGGCTTGTTCGATGGTTCTGATTTGCGTTTCTTTTTTGAACCAATCATCGTCGAGCTGCGCAACATCCGTTTCCAGCGAATATGTTTGTTGCTTTCCTTGCTTGCGCGATTGGTTGTACCATAAGAGTTTGCAGGTATTGCGCACATAGAAAAAAGGTTCTACGGTCAATACAAAATCGGGCTGTTCGCATTTGCGGATATAAATCACCAATGCTTCCTGAAATACATCTTCAGCATCGTTTTTGGTACAGCCCAGACTTTGCAGAAAACGTTTGATCTCCGGCCACTTTTTATAAAGCGCCTTCAACTGCGTTTCCTGTAGGATGGTTTTGTTTAGGATCTTTTCCATTACACTGTTTTGTACCTAATGTTGAATTGATGGAAAGGTAAACAAAGAATTATGAATGTTGAATTATCAATTATGAAGACGGTTCAATTGAAAATTGAAAATGTAAAATTGAAAAGGCTCCGCTACTCCTTAGGAAAGCTCCCTTCATAATTCAACATTCATAATTCATAATTTCCTCCTTATCTTCGTAAAATGAGTTGGCTTAAAAACTTCATCAAATACCATTTCGTCAAGAGTATTCACCGCGATAAATTGCATCCGTCTATTGGTATTCAGCAGCGTCAGCTGATGCAGCAATATTTGGTGTGCAAACAAAACAAACAGCTTCCCGATATCAAAACAACCGGTTTCAAAGTGTTTTCGCAATTTGAAGAAGATGGTATTCTGCTGTACCTTTTCTCCATTATAGGTGAAGGAAGCAAAACGTTTATTGAAATTGGCGCCAATGACGGCATCAACAGCAATTGCAGTAATCTGGCCGTCCATTTCGGGTGGAGCGGGTTGTTTTTTGAAGGCGATCCAAACCTCATCAAACGCGGAAGAAAGTTCTATTCTAAAATCCCGACGCCGTATCATCCGAAACCGGCCTACGTTCAGGCAATTATCAAACGCGAAAACATCAACGAACTCATTTCCAAAAACGGACTTTCGGGCGACATCGAATTGTTATCGATCGACATCGACGGAAACGATTACTGGGTGTGGGACGCTATTGAATCCGTTTCACCAAAAGTAGTAGTGATTGAAACGCATACCGAATTCGGCACCAATAACATTGTGGTTCCGTACGATCCGAATTATATGTACCCGGGCAAGCATCCGATTTACCACGGTGCTTCGGTGATTGCGATGAACAAACTGGCACAGAAAAAAGGCTATCGGTTGGTGGCAGCTAGCGATTTGGGAATCAACCAGGTTTTCCTGCGCAACGATTTAGCGGTGGATGAAATCCCGGCAATCGATCCTGCTTCAACTTTATGGCATCCGCAAACTATTGCCGGATTTCAGTCGTTTGAAGTCATCAAAGATTGGGACTATTTAGAAGGATAAGCGATGAAACAATTGCTTTTTATAACCTGCTGCCTGATCCTGTTCAACAACTGGTCACAAAGCTATCAACCTGATATCCTGGGGAATGGTTTTGAGCAATTGACGATCAATCAACCCGACGATTACGAAGGAAAAGTCACCTGCACCTTGATCCGCAAAAAGGCAGAAACTCCTACTCAAAAAGCGGTGCTTTACGTTCACGGATACAACGATTATTTTTTCCAGTCCGAGCTCGCTAATTGGTACAATGCAAACGGTTATCACTTCTATGCCGTTGATCTGCGCAAATACGGACGTTCCATTCTTCCTCATCAGAAAATGAACAATGCGCGCGATCTGACGGAATATTTCGCTGATTTGGATACCGCACTTCGACTCATTCAGGCTGAAGGAAACACGACAGTATTATTGAACGGACATTCCAACGGTGGATTGATTTGTACGTATTATGCACAACAACATCCCAACAGCCCGCTTTTCCATGGAATGTTCCTCAATAGCCCGTTTTTCGAGTTCAATGAATCAGGTTTCAAGCGAAAAATCGGAGTTCCGTTCATTTCAAAACGCGCCTTAAAGAAACCCAACAAGCTGAAAAAAGGTGGTTTCACCAAATGGTACGGACACAGTTTACATGTTTCAGAACACGGCCAATGGGACTATAATCTCACATGGAAACCGCACGTTCCTCCCTTGGCCAATTACGGTTTGATCAGGGCGCTTCATTTAGCCCAATTAGCTATTCAGAACGGCGATGAAATTACTGTTCCTGTGATCGTGATCTTTTCCATGAAATCTGTTTACCCCAAAAAATGGAGTGATGTATTGTATGAAG
Encoded proteins:
- a CDS encoding RNA polymerase subunit sigma-70 — its product is MEKILNKTILQETQLKALYKKWPEIKRFLQSLGCTKNDAEDVFQEALVIYIRKCEQPDFVLTVEPFFYVRNTCKLLWYNQSRKQGKQQTYSLETDVAQLDDDWFKKETQIRTIEQALTQLGKQCQELLQLFYGLGWNMVDIAAKIGLRNDKVAKAQKYRCLQKAKELVQSPELEPNVELELQKP